Within the Acinetobacter radioresistens DSM 6976 = NBRC 102413 = CIP 103788 genome, the region AATTGAATCGAGCATCGAAAGTAAACTGTTCCAAACTCCTGAAAATTGATCAAGCACCACGCAAGCCCTCTGGTTCTACTGCATTAGGGTTAATTAAACCTTCTGGAGGCATTTGAATAAAAAAGCCTTTGGTTTGTAGGGAATCGAGTACATGTAATACATTTACCCGAGCCAGACGGCGTGTTTCAGATAGTTCAAGATGCATTACAAAAGTAGCCCGCCCAAAAGCATGACGTAATACTTCAGGCACTATCTCAAGCGGATCAAGTTCCGAAGAGTCAGACTCGGCTGAATAATCAGGACGTGCAATATAAAGGTACATCTCATCTTTCTTACTAGATCTATAAATATCACAATGCATTTTTGAAACAGAACTCATAAAACTCAAATCAAAGCATACATGAAAAAGACGACGGTTACATTAGCCATCATTAACGCATCAGTCGTGTTTTTACTTAAATATGCCGCTCTTCGTCAATTCATATTTAGTTAATTTGTTACTTTCATCTGGGTCGATAAATAGCTTTCATCCTGTTGTAAAATCTGGATAAGCGGCTTGGTTAA harbors:
- a CDS encoding YcgL domain-containing protein, with the translated sequence MHCDIYRSSKKDEMYLYIARPDYSAESDSSELDPLEIVPEVLRHAFGRATFVMHLELSETRRLARVNVLHVLDSLQTKGFFIQMPPEGLINPNAVEPEGLRGA